A genome region from Leptodactylus fuscus isolate aLepFus1 chromosome 6, aLepFus1.hap2, whole genome shotgun sequence includes the following:
- the LOC142209761 gene encoding NXPE family member 1-like codes for MAHVTSSRTLLFLAITFFFFVSLAFHHSLKKCFRPVIPMTLFTGATQHISEIQVKADKIFNKIDQSIPRINVTDRSTTTSPNNSKVYLKHPKDSYCVGDHLTVQVDMCDYLGRKKSYGGDYLRARIYTPELEAGSSGRIEDFNNGSYHVHFILFWEGKVNIEVLLIHPSEGASALWTYRNRWHGYVDHMGKFVKPKLEKEVMCGFDLDKNQELCEYKDVRDEEYFYCMKPQNFTCDHLSEVKSWCRNDKTLLTTVEKSLFDKSSVRAKIPTDFPHISVSRCNHYNTTINETCKTGMKLNYPSGYAMKNVWYPHECSMLRYESLEDMGKCLQGKLIHMFGDSTVKQWFYYMEKNIKTLRNFHLNEDNWSHQLLNLDIDRNMRISWKRHTLPFVTMFYQSWKEERTIAHEIDLIGGNNRTVIILNIGVHFRPYPIYHFIRRLYHIRRAIERLFIRSPETKVIIKTENTGPLGNYHETLGDFHASIHYIIMEIIFKDLNVGFVNGWDMTNAFDTNDVHPSEKVIGNEVKMMMTYIC; via the exons TGTTTCAGACCAGTTATCCCCATGACATTGTTCACTGGAGCAACTCAACACATATCTGAGATTCAAGTGAAAGCAGACAAAATCTTCAATAAGATTGATCAAAGCATTCCCAGGATAAATGTCACTGACAGGTCAACTACAACTAGCCCAAATAACAGCAAGGTCTACTTAAAACATCCAAAGGACAGCTATTGTGTTGGTGACCATCTAACCGTTCAGGTGGATATGTGCGATTATTTGGGGAGGAAGAAATCCTACGGAGGAGACTACTTAAGAGCAAGGATATACACACCAGAGCTTGAAGCAGGGTCTTCAGGAAGGATTGAGGATTTCAATAATGGTTCCTATCATGTCCATTTCATATTATTCTGGGAAGGTAAAGTTAACATTGAAGTTCTTCTAATACACCCAAGTGAAGGAGCCTCAGCCTTGTGGACATATAGAAATAGATGGCATGGCTATGTAGACCATATGGGCAAGTTTGTAAAACCAAAGTTAGAAAAGGAGGTCATGTGTGGATTTGACCTGGATAAAAATCAAGAACTATGTGAGTATAAAGATGTACGAGATGAAGAATATTTTTACTGTATGAAACCTCAAAATTTTACTTGTGACCATCTCAGTGAAGTAAAGAGCTGGTGTAGAAATGACAAGACATTACTCACTACAGTTGAGAAGAGCTTATTTGACAA ATCCAGTGTCAGAGCTAAAATTCCTACAGATTTTCCTCATATTAGTGTATCACGCTGCAACCACT ACAATACCACCATTAATGAAACATGCAAAACTGGAATGAAGCTGAACTACCCCAGTGGATATGCCATGAAGAATGTATGGTATCCACATGAATGTAGCATGCTGAGATATGAAAGTCTGGAAGATATGGGCAAATGTCTGCAGGGGAAGCTTATTCACATGTTTGGAGACTCGACTGTAAAGCAATGGTTCTACTACATGGAGAAGAACATCAAAA CGCTCAGAAACTTCCATCTTAATGAAGATAATTGGTCCCATCAACTATTAAACCTGGACATAGACCGGAACATGAGAATTTCTTGGAAGAGGCACACCTTACCGTTTGTTACTATGTTTTATCAATCATGGAAAGAGGAACGCACCATTGCTCATGAAATTGACTTAATAGGAGGCAATAACAGAACCGTCATCATACTCAACATCGGAGTACATTTTAGGCCCTACCCCATCTATCACTTCATCAGGAGACTTTATCATATACGCCGCGCCATAGAGAGATTGTTCATTAGAAGTCCAGAGACTAAAGTCATTATTAAGACTGAGAATACCGGCCCCTTGGGTAATTATCATGAAACTCTTGGGGACTTCCATGcttctatacattatattatcATGGAAATCATCTTCAAGGACCTCAACGTTGGCTTTGTTAATGGCTGGGATATGACCAATGCATTTGATACCAATGATGTTCATCCTTCAGAGAAGGTTATTGGGAATGAGGTCAAAATGATGATGACCtatatatgttaa